One genomic region from Balaenoptera acutorostrata chromosome 1, mBalAcu1.1, whole genome shotgun sequence encodes:
- the LOC103015495 gene encoding polyadenylate-binding protein 4, giving the protein MASKGLEVASCMREEEACARQRDCMGRDLEAPQPAVHVQGQEPLTASMLAAAPPQEQKQMLGEHLFPLIQTMHSNLAGKITGMLLEIDNSELLHMLESPESLRSKVDEAVAVLQAHHAKKEAAQKVGAVAAATS; this is encoded by the exons ATGGCATCTAAAGGACTGGAAGTGGCCAGCTGCATGAGAGAAGAGGAAGCgtgtgccaggcagagggacTGCATGGGCAGAGACCTTGAG GCACCCCAGCCTGCGGTCCACGTGCAGGGGCAGGAGCCGCTGACCGCCTCCATGCTGGCCGCAGCACCCCCCCAGGAACAGAAACAGATGCTGG GTGAACATTTGTTCCCGCTCATCCAGACGATGCACTCAAACCTGGCTGGGAAGATTACGGGGATGCTGCTGGAGATTGACAACTCGGAGCTGCTGCACATGCTGGAGTCCCCCGAGTCTCTCCGCTCCAAG GTGGATGAAGCTGTGGCGGTCCTACAGGCTCATCATGCCAAGAAAGAAGCTGCCCAGAAGGTGGGCGCTGTTGCTGCTGCTACCTCTTAG